From one Microbulbifer sp. A4B17 genomic stretch:
- a CDS encoding bifunctional serine/threonine-protein kinase/formylglycine-generating enzyme family protein: MEVVNSGTSSLQIPGYRILKKINQGGMSSVYLAVQRSVGRQVALKVMSPVLNADPIFSERFQREANIVGQLSHPNIVGIHDIGRYRSLNYIAMDYMPGGSVSERLGKGGLEPLEALNVVRQVAMALDHSHSKGYVHRDLKPENILFREDGSAVLSDFGVARAIARTTRMTNSGMVVGTPHYMSPEQARGAAVDGRADLYSLGVVFYEMLTGAVPYQADEAVAIAIKHLTDPIPRLPARHALYQPLLDRFLAKDPDKRFQRGLDIADAADDLVAALAGKPANQISQLNNSSLNSASLAKALILTIYGSVTGRLGNIAARWKGTATSERPERKEQDTVVRLRQFLAEPTKHKRSWLTSTLIALCLTTTWGLYSVIDYKAGWLLGIPVLDSAAEFTATSLLDSEKTEAVSETSHGTEKSKPIKPQDSNPDKQEKIAQEEPLLAPGLQPLTPTTSNKAPIESDNRKPSEETALQPKKPEIESQDQLYSLTINTQPLDARVRVMNITPRYQPGIALKPGRYDIEVSKPGFSKARQWVLLEEKNLEIEVKLERAYFIGKRFQSELSSGGLGPKMVAVGAGSFTMGSNQRRLASPAHRVQVKQDFAISIYEVTFAEYDRFAEATGSAKPSDAGWGRGDRPVINVTWRDAQRYVKWLSKESGKHYRLASEAEWEYAAKGGNSHPYWWASNDARGKANCRRGCSSEFTKLFSISTAPVGHYQANPFGLFDTAGNVAEWVEDCYQAGYDPTKTIATAVKINGCQLHTVKGGSMRDTSSKISSDYRKGLNETARSKDVGIRVVMELDQ; the protein is encoded by the coding sequence ATGGAAGTCGTCAATAGCGGTACCTCCTCACTGCAAATACCGGGCTACCGCATCCTTAAGAAGATCAATCAGGGCGGGATGTCTTCGGTTTACCTAGCTGTGCAGCGCAGTGTAGGCCGGCAGGTTGCACTCAAGGTTATGTCACCAGTATTGAATGCTGATCCTATTTTTAGCGAACGATTCCAGCGGGAAGCGAATATCGTCGGACAGCTTTCACACCCCAACATCGTCGGTATTCACGACATTGGCCGCTATCGTAGCCTGAACTATATCGCAATGGACTATATGCCCGGGGGCTCGGTCTCTGAGCGGCTGGGTAAGGGTGGACTGGAGCCGCTGGAAGCGCTCAATGTGGTACGCCAGGTCGCCATGGCCCTGGACCATTCCCACAGCAAAGGCTATGTACATCGAGACCTGAAACCGGAAAATATCCTGTTTCGTGAAGATGGATCGGCCGTGCTCAGCGATTTTGGAGTGGCCCGAGCTATTGCTAGAACCACCCGCATGACAAATAGTGGCATGGTTGTGGGCACCCCACACTACATGAGCCCGGAACAAGCGCGTGGAGCAGCGGTTGACGGTCGTGCCGACCTCTACAGCCTCGGGGTTGTTTTCTATGAAATGCTCACAGGGGCCGTGCCCTACCAGGCAGATGAAGCCGTCGCCATAGCGATTAAACACCTGACCGACCCAATACCAAGACTACCAGCCCGCCACGCACTCTATCAGCCTCTGCTCGATCGATTTCTGGCCAAGGATCCGGATAAACGTTTCCAGCGTGGCCTGGATATCGCCGATGCCGCAGATGACTTGGTCGCAGCACTCGCCGGGAAGCCCGCAAATCAAATTAGCCAGCTCAACAATTCATCCTTAAACAGCGCCAGCCTGGCAAAAGCATTGATATTGACAATCTATGGCAGTGTGACAGGCCGGCTCGGAAACATTGCAGCCAGATGGAAAGGAACAGCAACATCAGAGCGGCCAGAACGCAAAGAGCAAGACACAGTAGTGCGCCTGCGACAGTTCCTCGCCGAGCCAACAAAGCACAAGCGCTCCTGGCTTACGAGTACATTAATTGCTCTCTGCCTCACCACAACCTGGGGCCTGTACAGCGTTATTGATTACAAGGCGGGTTGGCTGCTGGGAATACCAGTGCTGGACAGCGCTGCCGAATTTACCGCAACCTCGCTTCTTGACAGTGAAAAGACGGAGGCAGTCTCTGAAACCTCTCATGGAACAGAAAAATCCAAACCAATAAAGCCGCAGGATTCCAACCCAGATAAACAGGAAAAAATTGCGCAAGAAGAGCCGCTCCTTGCACCAGGCCTACAACCCCTGACACCCACCACCAGTAACAAAGCACCCATTGAAAGTGACAATAGAAAGCCCTCAGAAGAGACCGCACTTCAGCCCAAAAAGCCAGAAATCGAGAGCCAAGACCAGCTGTACAGCCTGACCATCAACACGCAACCCCTTGACGCCCGTGTACGGGTTATGAATATAACTCCGCGATACCAGCCAGGCATTGCACTAAAGCCTGGCAGGTACGATATCGAAGTGAGTAAGCCGGGCTTCAGCAAAGCTCGCCAATGGGTCCTACTAGAGGAAAAGAACCTGGAAATAGAGGTTAAGTTGGAGCGTGCCTACTTTATTGGCAAGAGGTTTCAGTCTGAACTCTCTTCCGGTGGCCTGGGACCCAAAATGGTCGCCGTGGGAGCCGGCAGCTTTACTATGGGCAGTAACCAGCGGCGATTGGCCAGCCCCGCACACAGAGTGCAGGTCAAGCAGGACTTTGCCATCTCTATTTATGAAGTCACTTTTGCCGAGTACGATCGCTTTGCCGAGGCTACTGGCAGCGCCAAGCCAAGCGATGCCGGCTGGGGACGCGGCGACAGACCTGTCATCAATGTGACCTGGCGGGATGCTCAAAGGTATGTGAAATGGTTGTCGAAGGAATCTGGCAAGCATTACCGACTGGCCAGTGAAGCTGAGTGGGAATACGCTGCCAAGGGAGGCAACTCACATCCATATTGGTGGGCTTCCAATGATGCAAGGGGAAAAGCCAATTGTCGCCGAGGTTGCTCCAGCGAGTTCACGAAACTGTTCAGCATCAGTACAGCCCCCGTGGGACATTATCAAGCAAATCCATTTGGCCTTTTTGATACGGCGGGGAATGTCGCTGAGTGGGTGGAGGACTGCTACCAGGCAGGCTACGACCCCACAAAAACCATTGCTACGGCGGTAAAGATTAACGGCTGCCAGCTTCACACAGTGAAAGGCGGTTCAATGCGCGACACCTCTAGCAAAATATCTTCTGACTATCGAAAAGGCCTAAATGAAACAGCACGCTCTAAGGATGTCGGAATACGTGTTGTGATGGAACTTGATCAATAA
- the rmf gene encoding ribosome modulation factor: MKRQKRNHADRAFYKGYLAALNNKSMDSCPFVEEDPHQEWINGWREGREDYWNGFDRVTKAQKLEIYGAVSTDIQYPDGWSTI, encoded by the coding sequence ATGAAACGCCAAAAACGAAATCACGCCGACAGGGCATTTTACAAGGGCTATTTGGCAGCCCTGAACAACAAGTCTATGGATAGTTGCCCATTTGTCGAAGAAGATCCTCATCAGGAGTGGATCAACGGTTGGCGTGAGGGGCGGGAAGACTACTGGAATGGCTTTGACAGAGTGACAAAGGCGCAAAAACTGGAGATCTATGGCGCCGTTTCAACCGACATTCAATACCCCGACGGATGGAGCACCATCTAA
- the rcsF gene encoding Rcs stress response system protein RcsF, whose amino-acid sequence MQRLIFAISLFLLTGCSGIELRTNADQYISGKVKSTLIKEYSFAEVHRSNGTLLGRVSASSCQASSSDEKPRPENIKKLLKIKTHNLGGNAIVVEGCSAQVSAGCLEFIECSGTAYAIPEHNEHQEARGRPNTPYQAF is encoded by the coding sequence ATGCAACGATTGATATTCGCTATCTCTTTATTTTTACTTACCGGCTGTAGCGGTATAGAACTCCGAACAAACGCAGATCAATACATCTCCGGTAAAGTAAAGTCCACTCTGATAAAAGAATACTCTTTCGCAGAGGTTCATCGAAGTAATGGGACTCTACTGGGTAGAGTATCTGCAAGCAGCTGCCAAGCCTCATCCTCTGATGAAAAACCCAGGCCAGAAAACATTAAAAAATTACTAAAAATCAAAACCCACAACCTTGGCGGGAACGCCATAGTTGTCGAAGGTTGCTCTGCACAAGTTTCTGCGGGTTGCTTAGAATTTATTGAGTGCAGTGGCACGGCTTATGCAATTCCAGAACACAATGAACATCAGGAAGCTCGTGGCCGGCCAAACACACCATATCAAGCATTTTAA
- the rlmKL gene encoding bifunctional 23S rRNA (guanine(2069)-N(7))-methyltransferase RlmK/23S rRNA (guanine(2445)-N(2))-methyltransferase RlmL: MTDLQTEELEFTATCPKGIEGLLANELRELGAESVREQPAAVYFSGTLKLAYRCCLWSRLANRILLRLAQVHISTAEDLYRAVAEQAWELHIRPSGKLWLQFSGTNRAIRNSQFGAQKAKDAIVDRLRQQLGARPSIEKHHPDLTVALRLHRDKLDIAIDLSGDSLHRRGYRTHIGAAPLKENLAAALLLRAGWAKIAEEGGALLDPMCGSGTILVEAAMMAADIAPGLMRDSFGFERWLNHQSDIWNELREEALQRQGIGLARELPEIRGYDADAKVLFAAEANIARAGLERQVRVSCRPVAGFRVPSHREVKAGLVLTNPPYGERLGEQEALRETYFELGRQLKAEFPGWLVGVFTGNPELGYATGLRSHKQYQLYNGSIPSQLLMFEVRAQGGAVVSEDTGPKLSPQAEMVANRLRKNLRTTGKWAARSGVDCYRLYDADLPEYAAAIDVYKTLDGGVYAHLQEYRPPATIEEEKARGRLRDLLRALQSVLELPRANISIKERRRHSHKGGGKGGSQYQKQTESRKELWVGEYGAELAVDLWSYLDTGLFLDHRPVRKYLREISAGKTFLNLFCYTASATVQAALGGCKQSTSVDMSRTYQNWAAQNFRANGMDPYRHQLVEADCLQWLESAQQNRKGHYDLIFLDPPSFSNSAKMSGVLDVQRDHGKLIRQCMSLLSPQGRLVFSNNLRSFKMDEEISSEFSVKKLSLLDKDFQRNPKIHNVWELQAK; the protein is encoded by the coding sequence TTGACAGATTTACAAACTGAAGAACTTGAGTTTACAGCTACCTGCCCCAAGGGAATAGAGGGGCTACTCGCCAATGAATTACGTGAACTGGGTGCGGAGTCCGTGCGGGAGCAGCCGGCGGCAGTGTATTTTTCCGGTACCCTCAAGCTGGCATACCGCTGCTGTCTGTGGAGTCGCTTGGCCAACCGTATTCTGTTGCGCCTGGCGCAGGTGCATATATCCACTGCGGAAGACCTGTACCGGGCGGTTGCTGAGCAAGCCTGGGAGCTGCATATTCGCCCTTCGGGCAAACTCTGGTTGCAGTTTTCTGGAACAAACCGAGCCATTCGCAATAGCCAGTTTGGTGCTCAAAAAGCAAAAGACGCCATTGTCGATCGCCTTCGCCAACAGTTGGGAGCTCGTCCCAGTATTGAAAAGCACCACCCGGATTTGACAGTAGCCCTGCGCTTGCACCGGGATAAGTTGGATATCGCGATCGATCTGAGCGGCGATAGCCTGCACCGTCGTGGATACCGAACCCATATTGGCGCGGCGCCACTAAAAGAGAACTTGGCTGCAGCCCTGCTGCTGCGCGCCGGTTGGGCAAAAATTGCTGAAGAAGGTGGGGCCCTGCTCGATCCGATGTGTGGTTCGGGCACTATTCTGGTTGAGGCCGCGATGATGGCTGCCGACATAGCACCAGGGCTGATGCGGGATAGTTTTGGTTTTGAGCGCTGGTTGAACCATCAGAGCGACATCTGGAATGAGCTTCGCGAGGAGGCGTTGCAGCGTCAAGGCATTGGCCTGGCTCGTGAACTGCCAGAGATTCGCGGTTACGATGCCGATGCGAAAGTGCTGTTTGCGGCCGAGGCTAATATTGCCCGGGCTGGACTGGAACGCCAGGTACGGGTGAGTTGCCGCCCGGTAGCAGGGTTTAGAGTGCCGAGTCATAGGGAGGTCAAGGCGGGATTGGTTTTGACAAACCCACCTTACGGAGAGCGCTTGGGTGAGCAGGAGGCCCTGCGAGAGACCTATTTTGAGCTGGGGCGGCAATTAAAAGCTGAATTTCCGGGCTGGTTGGTCGGTGTATTTACCGGCAACCCGGAACTCGGTTATGCCACTGGCTTGCGCTCCCACAAGCAGTACCAGCTCTACAATGGCAGCATTCCCAGCCAATTACTGATGTTTGAGGTTCGGGCTCAAGGTGGGGCGGTCGTGAGTGAAGACACTGGGCCGAAGCTTTCACCCCAGGCGGAAATGGTAGCCAATCGCCTGCGAAAAAACCTGCGCACAACGGGCAAATGGGCGGCGAGAAGTGGTGTGGATTGCTATCGTCTCTACGATGCTGACCTACCGGAGTACGCGGCAGCAATCGATGTCTATAAAACCCTGGATGGGGGTGTTTATGCGCACCTGCAGGAATATCGCCCACCGGCCACTATTGAAGAAGAGAAAGCTCGGGGACGTCTGCGGGACTTATTAAGGGCCCTCCAGTCCGTACTCGAATTGCCCCGCGCCAATATCAGTATCAAAGAGCGCCGTCGCCATAGCCATAAGGGCGGGGGTAAGGGCGGGAGTCAGTACCAGAAGCAGACTGAATCGAGAAAGGAGCTCTGGGTTGGGGAGTATGGCGCTGAGCTGGCTGTGGATCTGTGGAGCTACCTGGATACAGGGCTTTTCCTGGATCATCGCCCGGTGCGCAAATACCTGCGAGAAATTTCTGCCGGTAAAACATTCCTGAACCTTTTCTGTTATACCGCCAGTGCGACGGTCCAAGCGGCTCTGGGTGGTTGTAAGCAGAGCACTAGCGTCGATATGTCGCGAACCTATCAAAACTGGGCGGCACAAAATTTCCGTGCTAATGGTATGGACCCTTATCGCCATCAGTTGGTTGAGGCCGATTGCCTGCAGTGGCTTGAGTCTGCCCAGCAGAACAGGAAAGGCCATTATGATTTGATTTTCCTGGACCCCCCGAGTTTTTCCAATTCCGCCAAGATGAGCGGTGTATTGGATGTCCAGCGGGATCACGGCAAGTTGATTCGTCAGTGTATGTCCCTGTTGTCACCCCAGGGGCGCCTGGTATTCTCCAACAACTTGCGCAGCTTTAAGATGGATGAAGAAATTTCTAGCGAATTTTCAGTGAAAAAACTGAGTCTTCTGGATAAGGATTTTCAGCGCAACCCTAAAATTCATAATGTTTGGGAGCTGCAGGCAAAGTAA
- a CDS encoding quinone-dependent dihydroorotate dehydrogenase, producing MYSTLRKALFALDPERAHHLSIDAIGAAERLGLLSLYKKSVPDDPVELMGLTLPNPVGLAAGLDKNAQAFNGFGALGFGFVEVGTVTPRPQPGNPLPRLFRVEEADAIINRMGFNNLGVDSLIQRVKKRRYSGVLGINVGKNFDTPVGKAADDYCLCMDKVYGYADYITANVSSPNTKGLRDLQFGDGLNRLLGSIKDKQMELAQKSDRYVPVAVKIAPDMEGDAVAQIAEALCEYDIDGVIATNSTIDKSSVAKLPHGDEEGGLSGKPLRSQSTKVIELLSKGLSKQIPIIGVGGIFDGDSAAEKIRAGATAVQIYTGFIYRGPELIREAAEAIALERRRTIQEQVAD from the coding sequence ATGTATTCAACACTGCGTAAAGCCCTGTTTGCGCTTGACCCTGAGCGGGCCCACCATTTGTCGATTGATGCCATTGGCGCGGCAGAGCGCCTTGGCTTGCTGTCTCTGTACAAAAAGTCGGTCCCGGATGATCCGGTTGAGCTGATGGGGCTCACCTTGCCCAACCCGGTCGGCTTGGCCGCTGGTCTGGACAAGAACGCGCAGGCCTTTAATGGTTTCGGGGCCCTGGGCTTTGGGTTTGTTGAAGTGGGCACTGTGACACCGCGCCCCCAACCCGGCAATCCACTGCCGAGGCTGTTTCGGGTGGAAGAGGCCGATGCAATTATCAATCGCATGGGCTTTAACAACCTCGGTGTTGATTCCCTGATTCAGCGGGTGAAAAAGCGTCGCTACAGTGGCGTTTTAGGTATCAATGTGGGCAAGAACTTCGATACTCCGGTGGGAAAGGCCGCCGATGATTACTGTCTGTGCATGGACAAGGTCTACGGTTACGCCGACTACATCACCGCCAATGTTTCCTCTCCTAATACCAAGGGGCTTCGTGACCTGCAGTTCGGTGATGGTCTTAACCGCTTGCTCGGCAGCATTAAAGACAAGCAAATGGAGCTGGCACAGAAAAGTGATCGCTACGTACCTGTGGCTGTCAAGATTGCCCCGGATATGGAAGGCGATGCAGTGGCGCAGATAGCCGAGGCACTGTGCGAGTACGATATCGATGGTGTAATCGCAACCAATTCGACGATTGATAAGTCCTCTGTTGCCAAACTGCCCCATGGTGACGAAGAGGGAGGTTTGAGCGGCAAACCCCTGCGGAGTCAATCCACTAAGGTCATTGAGCTGCTGTCGAAAGGGCTGAGTAAGCAAATCCCGATTATTGGGGTTGGCGGTATTTTTGACGGCGACAGTGCCGCAGAGAAAATTCGTGCCGGGGCCACCGCTGTGCAGATTTACACCGGGTTTATCTATCGGGGGCCTGAATTAATTCGTGAAGCGGCAGAAGCCATCGCGTTGGAGCGCCGTCGAACAATTCAAGAGCAGGTTGCTGATTAA